One genomic window of Sphingopyxis sp. OPL5 includes the following:
- a CDS encoding LptA/OstA family protein has translation MTATPRLGGLRSLILAGASFALTSLAILSGGSGGAPARAQALANHNSNAPVDFSAGSIEVQDRSDRVVLSGGVRVTQAGMTVTSQRMTVAYSRQGGTDVNRLDATGGVVVTKGDERATGNVAIYDLDKRLITMVGNVQLTQRGNRLNGGRLVIDLNSGRATVDGRGATRGPDGNVVPGAGGRVTGTFTVPERKQ, from the coding sequence ATGACCGCAACGCCGCGCCTGGGGGGATTGCGCAGCCTGATCTTGGCGGGCGCGAGCTTCGCGCTGACCAGTCTCGCGATCCTGTCGGGCGGCAGCGGCGGCGCCCCGGCGCGGGCGCAGGCGCTCGCCAACCACAACAGCAACGCCCCCGTTGATTTCAGCGCCGGCAGCATCGAGGTGCAGGACCGGTCCGACCGCGTCGTGCTGTCGGGTGGGGTGCGGGTGACGCAGGCGGGCATGACCGTGACCTCGCAGCGCATGACCGTCGCTTATTCGCGGCAGGGCGGCACCGACGTCAACCGGCTCGACGCGACCGGCGGCGTCGTGGTGACCAAGGGCGACGAGCGCGCAACGGGCAATGTCGCGATCTACGACCTCGACAAGCGGCTGATCACGATGGTCGGCAATGTCCAGCTGACCCAGCGCGGCAACCGCCTGAACGGCGGGCGGCTGGTGATCGACCTCAATTCGGGGCGCGCGACGGTCGATGGGCGCGGCGCGACGCGCGGACCCGACGGCAATGTCGTCCCGGGTGCGGGCGGGCGCGTGACCGGCACCTTCACCGTTCCCGAACGCAAGCAGTAA
- a CDS encoding M15 family metallopeptidase, with protein sequence MSISESFLDTIFTVTDPDARLRKPGALFEFETWRAGDALPAGAAVGGFKTIPKNSKVKVEQIKIEPSGSQSKIVFALVAPAAGGAALGWTSTRNFSGSFRNVTLGKIAPAPGAGQFGPNAAWKGGAYQGQITLVPIVDRTLEIEYLSEAIVAPYQQMVAAAAADGIAILLNSGFRTYANQKYLYEGYVAGRPGFNKAAKPGSSNHQHGIALDIDTAGGLGSPTYDWLAKHATRFGFIRTVPSEAWHWEHRPAAAAAARAAGRHQL encoded by the coding sequence GTGTCGATTTCCGAAAGCTTTCTTGATACGATATTCACCGTGACCGATCCCGATGCGCGGTTGCGCAAGCCGGGCGCGCTGTTCGAGTTCGAAACATGGCGGGCGGGCGACGCGCTGCCCGCCGGCGCCGCGGTCGGCGGGTTCAAGACGATCCCCAAGAACAGCAAGGTGAAGGTCGAGCAGATCAAGATCGAACCGTCGGGGAGCCAGTCGAAGATCGTCTTCGCGCTGGTGGCGCCGGCGGCGGGCGGCGCGGCGCTGGGGTGGACCTCGACGCGCAATTTCAGCGGCAGTTTTCGCAACGTCACGCTGGGCAAGATCGCTCCCGCGCCGGGAGCGGGGCAGTTCGGACCCAATGCGGCGTGGAAGGGCGGCGCCTATCAGGGCCAGATCACGCTGGTCCCGATCGTCGACCGGACGCTCGAGATCGAATATCTGTCGGAGGCGATCGTCGCGCCCTATCAGCAGATGGTCGCGGCGGCGGCGGCGGACGGGATCGCGATCCTGCTCAATTCGGGCTTTCGCACCTATGCCAACCAGAAATATCTCTATGAGGGCTATGTCGCGGGACGGCCGGGGTTCAACAAGGCCGCCAAGCCCGGGTCGTCGAACCACCAGCACGGCATCGCGCTCGACATCGACACCGCGGGGGGACTCGGCAGCCCGACCTATGACTGGCTGGCGAAGCATGCGACGCGCTTCGGTTTCATCCGCACCGTGCCGAGCGAAGCCTGGCATTGGGAGCATCGTCCCGCGGCGGCAGCGGCGGCGCGCGCCGCGGGCCGGCACCAGCTCTGA